The nucleotide sequence CCATCTTTAAAGTAAACATTGTTATCCCTTGCCATCTTAGCCTTGTCAAAGGTTTCGTATATAATATCCCTTCTCTCCTCTATCTCACCATAGTCTAGTTTAGCCATTGAATGATGATAGTAGGCCATAGTGGTAAAAACAATAGGCAATAATGGATTCTTTTCCCTTATAATTTTAAAAAAAGCTTCATGAGTAGCTTTAAGATGTTTAGGATTAGGTGCATTATAATCATAGTCAATAACTAAAACACTCATATCCATAGAGGTTATGATTCTAGCTAGCTCCGGCTCCCCTTTCGCATTACCTCCAAACCCATAATTTATAAAATTTGCATCAAGCCATCTACTAACAATATGAGTATATGCGTTACCTGGTCGAGAAGCACAAGCTCCTTGAGTTATGGATGGCCCATAGTATACTATAGGCTTTTCAATGGTCTGTTTTTTCGGCGGGAGTATACTTGCATCCTCCATAATCCCTATTTCTAGTTTCTCTACGCCACAATATAGGGGTAGATATATAGTCCATTCGCGCATTTATCCAGCTAACCCTCCACCTATCTCTCCCTCAACCTTCCAAGTGTTATACTCTGGGTATATATTTGCATAAAACGCCTTATTTCTTCCCTCTCCCATATAAAAATCAAAACCAGCTAAAGCAATCATTGCTATATTAGGATGCATATAGGCTGGCTTTAATTTTGCTTTCAAGCATATGCGCTCTGAATCAGTTTTAAATCTCACCATGCCTCCGCTTGTATGCCAGGCCATGATCTTTAGACCGTCCGAAAACAGATCAAGAAAATCCATAGGAAGACGGCATAGATTGTTATTCCTTTCTATCCATGGAAAACCTGACAGTACAAATGGTTTCTCTAATATGCTAATATACTTCAAATAGAACACCTTCTTTGTATAGATATATTTAAAATATAATTATTTTACTCTAACCAGTTCACATAGTCTAGATAGAGTTTTGTAGAATTTGGATGACCTGCAAAGGCATTAGAACCTGGCTTGTTCATCATTCCTTGATATTGATATATAGTTATCACATCAACATAGGGAGATACTGTCTCTAGTTGCTTCTTCACCCGTGAAAAAGAAGCAGGTAGAAGAGCGCTTTTATAGACTGTACTTTCAAACTGAAAAACTTCTACGTCTGCCCAAATCGCCGCTTTCGATGCTTTATCATGCGCTCTTCTCAAACCTTCATATATTTTAGGTATTTCATGAACTTCTGTCTTTTGAACACCTATTTCATCTTGATAAGCTACAATATCTACATCTAGCTTATCTAGTTGCCCTACAAACTTGTCATCAGGTACTGCCTCTCTGGTACCATATGGTGCAATGAGAATTCTGCTATCTGGGGTAAGCCTTCGTGCTTCTCTACTACAAGTATTTACATATCTAATAAATTCCTCCTGAAAATAGGAGTGAATATACGCCTCCCTAGGCCAATACCAACCATAAAAGCTTGGATGATGCCCATACTGTTCCGCAATTTCGTTTAAAGCCTGTAGACGCATTCTCTCTATATTAAGGTCATTAAAAGCTACCCTATCGGCAGTCCAGTCTCCAAAGAATCCTCCACTCACAAAAAATTTCATACCATATTTATCGGCAGCTACAAATATTGCCTCCATAGGGTCAGCGCAGTTAAGATTTGCTCTCGGATAAAATGAAGAATTATAATACGCCTCTTCATATAGGGCACTTGCCAATAATACGAGATATTCTATTCCTATCTCTGACATCTCTCTTATTTTAGCCTCCCAGTCTTCACAATTGAAGTTTTTACAGCTCTCGTTCCAATATATACCTTCAGCCCTATTATGATGTTGAAATTCAAACCAGCTTCCTCTAATTGGTTTTACCATTATATATCCTCCCTTGTACTATACAAATGCTTTGAAATGCAAAATCCCTATGCATAACAACAAATTTCTTATTTGTATTGCGTGCACAAAGATTATATATTATCAGCAAACTCTGCACCTCTTTTTATCATATGCTTCCTAACTCTACTACCATCCATTTTATGCAGATCGATATTATTGTCTATAGAAATAGCCGCTGCGATTCCACAGGCTTCTCCCATTGCCCTACATGTTGGCATTATACGCAGAGAACTCTGGGCAACAAAATCAGCACCTATACATCTACCAGCTACTAGTAAATTATCGATTCCCTTAACAACTACGCTACGATATGGAATTTCATAAAATGGTCTATTGCCCTCGAAAGATCTATCAACCACATTGGCCTCAAGTCTTAATTTCCTACCATGGATGTCTATAGGATAATTTGATTGGACAATTCCATCTACAAACTTTCTATGTGCCAGTATATCATCTGCCTTTAACATATAATCTGTTACAATTCTACGTGATTCACGAATACCTACCATTGTAGCTATTTGGGATATATATGCGTTCTCAAAACCTGGCAGATACTTCTTATAAAACTTAAGTTGCCGCATTATAGCCATTTTCCCATGGAGTTGAACATGTGTAAGATCTTCAAAGTCTACTCCATCAGTGGCATCGAAAAATTCTGGACAGTTAAATGCCAATGTATCCTTTCTGCCTGGCACCCCAAATATTTGCCAATAGACTGCATCATCTTCCACTAGATCTCCATTTTCAATTGCCTCCATAAATATAGGATATAGAGGCCAATTGCGATTTGGTATTGTCATTGCTGTAGAGATATTGTCCGATATATGTCCATACTTAGCTAAAAACTCCCGAAACTTTTCAATGTTAATACCACCTAGCATGTAGCGAAGGGACACTGGTTGGTTCTTCCCTGTCTCTTCATCTCCCGATTTAAAATCTGCCCCTGACAGATAGGCTACATCACCATCTCCAGTGGCATCGATATATACCTTGCCGCTTATTATGCCTCGACCAGATTTATTCTGTACAAAAATACCTTCTATAGAATCTTCTTTTCTTAGTACATCACAGATAAATGTATAATAAAAGATCTTAATATTGTCTTGAGCTAAAAACTCCTCTAAAACCAAAGATAACATCTGTGGATCAAATGCCGAACCATCCCCACTAGCCCCACCATATTCTATGAGCTTGCCATTGATCTTTTGAGAAATATATGAACACATGGGATTTCCCTCAATTCCTGTATGCATCAAAGGTGTGACAAGACCTAATGTGGCACTTCCTCCTGCGGCACCAAATTGCTCTATTAAAGCCACTTTTTTTCCTTCGTTAGCAGATGCAATAGCCGCAATAGCACCAGCTGTCCCTGCTCCACATACAACTACATCTGCTTCATATGTAAATTGAATTTTCAAATTCATAGCATAGGCCTCCTAGTTTAAAATTAAAAGTCAATCTCTATTAACTTAACTACTTTATAGATAGCATTATTAGTTTATTTTGGGTATTTATCTTGGTTGTATATACATTTTTTAAATAACAGAAATCTGACAAACTATAGTTATGAAAGCTATATAGTTTATCAGATTTCTGCCTACACTAATACATGCTCTCTTCTCAACTTACTATGCAGATATTGTTAATCAAACTTTTCCTTATTTTCTTTATACCAAGTCTTCATAGCTTTTTCATAATCATTGCCTCCGGTTTTTTCCCATTCTGCAATAATGTTATCTATCGCTGTTTTAGGATCTCCGCCATCAACAATAGCTTTGATTAAAAAATCATTTACCATAGTATTTAGTGCCATTTGATTTTTCTGTACAGCTTCAAGAGACGCAGCGTAGTTTTCATAGTAGTTCACAATTTCATACTCTTCTACTCTCGAATTCATCTGATCATACATTTCTGCCATAGCTTCTGTCTTTCTGGCTCTTGCTTGCCACATTTCAAAAGCTTTACCTGATGGTATAATCCCGGTAAATTTATCAGAATTAGTATAATCATTAAAAGCCGGAAATATAGGATAATAACCTCCATCCTTAATTTCATAAGAAATGTCTTTTTCCCCTAGATAAATCTTTTCAAAGTTATCAATATCTGAAATTGTATTAAACCAGATCATAGCATGCTCTGGATTTTTGGATGTCTTAGGAATACATGTTGTATTAAGTATTCCTTGTCTTATATATACAGTAGGACTAGTACTAGAATCTGGAGCTAAGAACGTTGCCACTTCCATTTTTGTATCAATCCCTGCCGACGCAAATGCACTATATATGCCATCTGCATCCCAGAACATAACCGGATATGCAAGCGTAATTCCATTTGTGAATTTTTCCTTTGCACTTGCAACTGTATTTACGGGAAAATCATTATCTAATATACCTTCTTTATATAGTTTCTGCATGAAAGAAAGATAATCTATAATCCTAGGATGTCTAATACGATGCACATATTCTCCATCTATATCATACCATGTTGGATCTCCCATCCCAAAGGCAGCTAAAATAACATTATTCCAAGCATTAGCAGATTGCGTTAATGCAGGCTTTCCTGTCTTATCAGTATATGCCTTCAATACATCGTAGAATTCATCCAAAGTCTTTGGAATATCTTTATTTAGTTCCTCTAAATATGAGGTATTAAATCCTATTCCACCTTTTAAAACACCATATGGCTTACCGCCTGGCTGTGGCCCATCAAAAGCTTCATGAGGTAAAGCATAAATCATACCTTTATCATCTGTAAGAGCATTTAATGATCTCTCAGAAACAGCAGAGTATATGTTTTCACCATATTTATCTAGATACGGTTTTAAATCTAATAATGCATTTTGAACATATAGCTGATTAGTTTGGTTAGGACTCATCCTCATAAGAAGATCGTAGGAACTACCCCCTGCTATTTCAAGCAACAATTTTTCATCTGCATTTTCTTGAGGTAGATTAAACCATTTTACTTTATAACCAGTCATATCTTCAACTACTTTGTAACTAGGTTGTTCTTCCATATTATAGCCTGTATAATATGTGAGAATATTTATTTCAGGCTTTTCACCTGTCAAAAATGGATCCTCTTCCTCCTTTTTTGACTCATCTGATTTTTCAGATTGATTTTTAGAATTATCCTGATTTTCTGTATTATTATCTACATCTAGTTTATCATTTTTGCCACAACCAACTATACTGATAATCATTAGAATAACCAGTAAAATACTTACAAACTTTTTCATAGTAATCCTCCCCACTATTATCTTTTAATAATCTACGAAAGCAAATTTAAGTGTTTGATCTTGCTAGCACTACATTGGTCTTTTAGTCTTCCGCTTCACCACCTTCCAATATAACATAAAAGTACTATAAATTTCATTTTATAGTTCTGCTAACTATATATAATAGTCATCCCTTTACTGACCCTATAGTTATGCCTTTTACAAAATATTTTTGTAAATATGGATAGACAATCAAAATAGGTACTGTTGATACAACAATAGTTGCAGCACGTACACTTTCCCCTGTAAGATTCATTGCTGAATCTATGTCTGCAACATTTCCTGTTGCATCTAGAGTATTAAGAGCCTCATTTATCAAATCATAGAGATACTGCTGTAGAGGTTTCAAAAATGGATCTGTAATATATAAAACGCCTGCCATATAATTATTCCAGAAAGCCACTGCATAAAACAATGTAACTGTTGCCAATACTGGCAATGACATTGGAAGTACCACTTTGAATAACGTTTGCATATTGGACGCACCATCAATCTTAGCTGCCTCTTCTATAGTAGCTGGTAGCGATTCAAAATAATTTTTGACTATTAACATATTAAATACAGAAAAGGCACCTGGAAAAATTAAAGCCCAAATCGTATTAGTCAAATTTAATGAACGGTATAATAGATAGTTAGGAACCATACCTGCATTAAATAACATAATGAATACAAATATATACAGGAAAAATTTTCTTCCCTTTAATTCCGGTTTGGATAAGGGATATGCGGCTGTAACAGTCAAAAACATGGCAATAAATGTCCCAAGCAATGTAATAAAAACAGATATCCCAAAAGAGTTTGAAAATTCTGGTTTTTTTAATACATATAAAATTGTATCAGTTTGAAATTGTTTGGGCCAAAATGAAATTAAACCCGCTATAACCGGACCTTCTCCGCTAAAGGCTTTAGCAACAACATGTAATACAGGTAATAATGTAATTACCCCAAACAAAGACAGTATTAATATATCTATTATCATAAAAGCAGAAACTTTATGCTTACGTCTAGTTGCCATATGCTTATCGTCCTCCATTCATAAAAATTACTACCAAATACTCTTCCCTGTAAGTTTTTTTGCTAACTTATTAGTGCTTAAAACTAACATCAATCCAATTAATGAATTGAAGAGACCTACCGCTGTTCCCATACTAAAGTCCATTTTGCCAAGGCCCATTCTATATACATAAGTACCTATAATATCTGCAGATTCATATACAGTTGGATTATACATAGCAAAAATTTGAGCAAATCCAGCATCCATGATGCTTCCAACACGAAGAATAAGCATCAATATAATGGTAGGCAATAGACCTGGCAAAGTTATATACCACATCTGTTGAAATCGATTCGCGCCATCGATATATGCAGCCTCATAACATTCCTGATCAAGGCCTGCAATTGCAGCAAAATATATTATAGAACTCCATCCAATTTCTTTCCAACCTTCAGAAAATACCAATACCTTCCTAAATATAGAATTATCCATCATGAATTTAACTTTTTCATGTCCAAGATTAGAAAGGGCCGTATTAACGACTCCTGTAGAACTAAGCAACGTAACAAAAATACCAGAAACAACAGCCCATGATAAAAAATGTGGAAGATATACCACTAGCTGTAATCCCTTTTGATATTTAATACTCTTAACCTCATTAAGAAATATTGCAAATATAATAGGTAGTGGAAAAAGAAATAATATCTTATAAGTGCTAATAATCAATGTATTAGCAAGGGCATTTTTAAAGTCACTTCGTCCAAAAACATTGGCAAAATGCTTAAAACCAACCCATTCACTGGCCCCAATAGATTTCCAAGGTGTTTCGCCTGCAAACATGTTGTAATCCTTAAAGGCGAGTGTTATACCATACAATGGGACGATATTGAAAATAGTTATAAAGATTAGAGTAGGTATCAATAATAAATACATGTCATAGTTTTGCTTGAAGTATCGCTTAAACGAATTCTCCTTCCTGTAAATAGTTTTTTGAGATGTTTGTATGTTTTTTGAGTCATAAATGCCATTTTTCATATATGCTATATCCCCCATTTCCCATTTGATATTAATATTGCTTACCCATATCATATATGGAATATAGTAAGCCAGCAATGAATTATATAGATGAAAATTAGTGGTATATTGAGAATTTATATAATGTTTTCTTATTGATTAGTAAAATATTACGATATTTGATACATTCTTGCTATACTGCTTTTTATCATGCGAGTATATAGTACCAGAAAATATATACTTTAGTACTCAATTGACACCAATTTCGTATTTTGCTATTATA is from Xylanivirga thermophila and encodes:
- a CDS encoding SGNH/GDSL hydrolase family protein, coding for MREWTIYLPLYCGVEKLEIGIMEDASILPPKKQTIEKPIVYYGPSITQGACASRPGNAYTHIVSRWLDANFINYGFGGNAKGEPELARIITSMDMSVLVIDYDYNAPNPKHLKATHEAFFKIIREKNPLLPIVFTTMAYYHHSMAKLDYGEIEERRDIIYETFDKAKMARDNNVYFKDGYEFFNKEIADSCTVDGIHPSDIGMLYMAKAVYPILKDILK
- a CDS encoding extracellular solute-binding protein; the protein is MKKFVSILLVILMIISIVGCGKNDKLDVDNNTENQDNSKNQSEKSDESKKEEEDPFLTGEKPEINILTYYTGYNMEEQPSYKVVEDMTGYKVKWFNLPQENADEKLLLEIAGGSSYDLLMRMSPNQTNQLYVQNALLDLKPYLDKYGENIYSAVSERSLNALTDDKGMIYALPHEAFDGPQPGGKPYGVLKGGIGFNTSYLEELNKDIPKTLDEFYDVLKAYTDKTGKPALTQSANAWNNVILAAFGMGDPTWYDIDGEYVHRIRHPRIIDYLSFMQKLYKEGILDNDFPVNTVASAKEKFTNGITLAYPVMFWDADGIYSAFASAGIDTKMEVATFLAPDSSTSPTVYIRQGILNTTCIPKTSKNPEHAMIWFNTISDIDNFEKIYLGEKDISYEIKDGGYYPIFPAFNDYTNSDKFTGIIPSGKAFEMWQARARKTEAMAEMYDQMNSRVEEYEIVNYYENYAASLEAVQKNQMALNTMVNDFLIKAIVDGGDPKTAIDNIIAEWEKTGGNDYEKAMKTWYKENKEKFD
- a CDS encoding DUF4434 domain-containing protein encodes the protein MVKPIRGSWFEFQHHNRAEGIYWNESCKNFNCEDWEAKIREMSEIGIEYLVLLASALYEEAYYNSSFYPRANLNCADPMEAIFVAADKYGMKFFVSGGFFGDWTADRVAFNDLNIERMRLQALNEIAEQYGHHPSFYGWYWPREAYIHSYFQEEFIRYVNTCSREARRLTPDSRILIAPYGTREAVPDDKFVGQLDKLDVDIVAYQDEIGVQKTEVHEIPKIYEGLRRAHDKASKAAIWADVEVFQFESTVYKSALLPASFSRVKKQLETVSPYVDVITIYQYQGMMNKPGSNAFAGHPNSTKLYLDYVNWLE
- a CDS encoding ABC transporter permease, with protein sequence MKNGIYDSKNIQTSQKTIYRKENSFKRYFKQNYDMYLLLIPTLIFITIFNIVPLYGITLAFKDYNMFAGETPWKSIGASEWVGFKHFANVFGRSDFKNALANTLIISTYKILFLFPLPIIFAIFLNEVKSIKYQKGLQLVVYLPHFLSWAVVSGIFVTLLSSTGVVNTALSNLGHEKVKFMMDNSIFRKVLVFSEGWKEIGWSSIIYFAAIAGLDQECYEAAYIDGANRFQQMWYITLPGLLPTIILMLILRVGSIMDAGFAQIFAMYNPTVYESADIIGTYVYRMGLGKMDFSMGTAVGLFNSLIGLMLVLSTNKLAKKLTGKSIW
- a CDS encoding SGNH/GDSL hydrolase N-terminal domain-containing protein translates to MKYISILEKPFVLSGFPWIERNNNLCRLPMDFLDLFSDGLKIMAWHTSGGMVRFKTDSERICLKAKLKPAYMHPNIAMIALAGFDFYMGEGRNKAFYANIYPEYNTWKVEGEIGGGLAG
- a CDS encoding carbohydrate ABC transporter permease, translated to MATRRKHKVSAFMIIDILILSLFGVITLLPVLHVVAKAFSGEGPVIAGLISFWPKQFQTDTILYVLKKPEFSNSFGISVFITLLGTFIAMFLTVTAAYPLSKPELKGRKFFLYIFVFIMLFNAGMVPNYLLYRSLNLTNTIWALIFPGAFSVFNMLIVKNYFESLPATIEEAAKIDGASNMQTLFKVVLPMSLPVLATVTLFYAVAFWNNYMAGVLYITDPFLKPLQQYLYDLINEALNTLDATGNVADIDSAMNLTGESVRAATIVVSTVPILIVYPYLQKYFVKGITIGSVKG
- a CDS encoding FAD-dependent oxidoreductase; translated protein: MNLKIQFTYEADVVVCGAGTAGAIAAIASANEGKKVALIEQFGAAGGSATLGLVTPLMHTGIEGNPMCSYISQKINGKLIEYGGASGDGSAFDPQMLSLVLEEFLAQDNIKIFYYTFICDVLRKEDSIEGIFVQNKSGRGIISGKVYIDATGDGDVAYLSGADFKSGDEETGKNQPVSLRYMLGGINIEKFREFLAKYGHISDNISTAMTIPNRNWPLYPIFMEAIENGDLVEDDAVYWQIFGVPGRKDTLAFNCPEFFDATDGVDFEDLTHVQLHGKMAIMRQLKFYKKYLPGFENAYISQIATMVGIRESRRIVTDYMLKADDILAHRKFVDGIVQSNYPIDIHGRKLRLEANVVDRSFEGNRPFYEIPYRSVVVKGIDNLLVAGRCIGADFVAQSSLRIMPTCRAMGEACGIAAAISIDNNIDLHKMDGSRVRKHMIKRGAEFADNI